Proteins from one Pseudomonadota bacterium genomic window:
- the mepA gene encoding penicillin-insensitive murein endopeptidase → MPPIDLAQASGVEVPNPIVRPPLETQPVNPPEHASDLGAVRPDAVARQLFGGAPTPAPLETRSIGSYARGCLAGAVPLAVDGPAWQAMRLSRNRNWGHPALIDYLQALANAGRAHDGWNGLLVGDLSQPRGGPMLTGHRSHQIGLDADIWLTPMPERTLTRQEREDISAISMLRDGTRTIDPSRWSDAHARIIRRAALDDRVARIFVHPAIKSQLCDWASGDRTWLRRIRPWYGHHYHFHIRLSCPPGMAGCENQDPPPAGDGCGDELAWWLGPEPWAPSDTPARPRRETTLADLPAACSRVIIAN, encoded by the coding sequence TTGCCACCGATCGATCTCGCTCAAGCGTCGGGTGTGGAGGTTCCCAACCCGATCGTCCGCCCGCCGCTCGAAACCCAACCGGTCAACCCGCCTGAACATGCATCTGATCTCGGAGCAGTCCGCCCCGACGCAGTCGCCCGGCAGCTTTTTGGGGGTGCGCCGACACCTGCTCCCTTGGAGACGCGGTCTATAGGCAGTTACGCGCGCGGGTGTCTGGCCGGTGCGGTTCCACTGGCGGTCGATGGTCCCGCATGGCAGGCGATGCGGCTGTCCCGCAATCGCAACTGGGGGCACCCGGCTTTGATTGATTATCTGCAGGCCCTCGCGAACGCGGGTCGCGCACATGATGGCTGGAACGGCCTGCTGGTTGGCGATTTGAGCCAACCAAGGGGAGGCCCGATGCTCACCGGGCATCGCTCGCATCAGATCGGCCTTGATGCGGACATATGGCTGACCCCAATGCCGGAGCGTACGTTGACCCGGCAGGAGCGCGAAGACATCTCAGCGATCTCCATGCTCAGAGATGGCACCCGGACCATTGACCCCAGCCGGTGGTCGGATGCGCACGCACGCATCATCCGCCGAGCGGCGCTGGATGATCGCGTGGCGCGCATCTTTGTACACCCCGCCATCAAGAGCCAGCTGTGTGACTGGGCGAGCGGTGACCGCACCTGGTTGCGCCGGATCCGCCCATGGTATGGCCACCACTATCATTTTCACATTCGGCTCAGCTGCCCGCCCGGCATGGCCGGATGCGAAAACCAAGACCCGCCGCCAGCTGGCGATGGATGCGGCGATGAGCTGGCTTGGTGGCTTGGCCCAGAGCCTTGGGCGCCGAGCGACACGCCCGCTCGACCCCGGCGTGAGACAACGCTTGCGGACTTACCAGCGGCTTGTTCGCGGGTCATTATAGCAAATTAA
- a CDS encoding LysR substrate-binding domain-containing protein — MNVHTPVGSTSTDMPTASTPNGPLFELDLLRSLVAIAETGNFSAASERLGRTPSAVSMQVKKMEQLVERPLFVRDSRSVSLTRDGEALLQHARRLLSLNGEMMARFIRPDLVGEVHLGAPDDVAERFLPIMLRQFADLYPGVLLNVVVDETARLIEAVDRGDLDLATVTCEAGFKTEDRAEIVFREPMVWACLAGGIAHENKPLRISMWEDGCMWRQAALTALERHACSYQIAIQSANISGHRAAILADVAVAPLALSHIGGRIARVPDAVGLPPLPASALGMIAREQRTAPVEAAMDLIRTSFAQHPSNTSAGDRGTQTNVAAEGSA, encoded by the coding sequence ATGAATGTCCATACCCCTGTTGGCTCAACATCCACCGACATGCCCACGGCTAGCACGCCTAACGGCCCACTTTTTGAATTGGACCTGCTGCGCAGCTTGGTTGCGATCGCCGAAACCGGGAACTTCTCGGCGGCGTCCGAGCGGCTGGGACGAACACCGTCAGCGGTTTCGATGCAGGTCAAGAAGATGGAGCAGCTCGTCGAGCGTCCATTGTTCGTGCGCGATAGCCGGTCCGTATCGTTGACGCGCGATGGCGAAGCATTGCTGCAACACGCGCGGCGATTGCTCAGCCTCAACGGTGAGATGATGGCGCGCTTTATCCGTCCTGATCTGGTGGGCGAGGTGCATCTCGGTGCACCGGATGATGTTGCCGAGCGGTTCTTGCCGATCATGCTCAGGCAGTTCGCGGATTTGTATCCAGGCGTCCTTCTTAACGTCGTGGTCGACGAGACGGCTCGCTTGATAGAGGCCGTGGACCGAGGGGACCTAGACCTGGCGACAGTGACCTGTGAAGCGGGTTTCAAGACCGAGGACAGGGCAGAAATTGTGTTCCGCGAGCCGATGGTCTGGGCGTGTTTGGCTGGCGGAATTGCACATGAGAACAAGCCGTTACGGATTTCCATGTGGGAAGATGGCTGCATGTGGCGGCAGGCGGCTCTCACGGCGCTCGAGCGGCATGCGTGCAGCTACCAGATCGCCATTCAGAGTGCGAACATATCCGGACACCGGGCAGCCATTCTGGCAGATGTTGCCGTCGCTCCGCTGGCTCTCAGCCATATTGGCGGCCGTATCGCGCGTGTGCCGGACGCTGTCGGCCTTCCCCCTTTGCCGGCCTCGGCTCTGGGGATGATCGCGCGGGAGCAGCGCACCGCACCGGTCGAAGCGGCGATGGACCTCATTCGCACATCGTTCGCCCAGCACCCCTCGAACACCAGCGCTGGTGATCGAGGAACCCAAACAAACGTGGCCGCCGAAGGGTCTGCGTGA
- a CDS encoding D-amino acid dehydrogenase, translating to MNAPTKPTDFDVAGSFPRVVKKAGSQKIAVIGAGITGVTAAYALAKRGLEVTVFDRHRYPAMDTSFANGGQLSASNAEVWNHPSNIKKGIKWMFTKDAPLLFNLKPSWHKYSWIAEFMLAMKDYEANTVRSAELGILARANLEAWAADEGIDFNHEKRGIMHVYRTDKATKHARMVNDLLDRAGLDRREITTTEATALEPTLTGDFKGAFYTPSDTTGDIHKFTVGLAQAAARHGVRFEQDVEVKQVSASGGVSVRFVKDGVEATESFDQIVVAAGVGSYALAKQLGDRVNVYPVKGYSITVMLDGKAAQKAAPWMSFVDDDAKIVTSRLGKDRFRVAGTAEFNGFNRDIRMDRIRPLVEWCNQLFPDMPTEHCVPWAGLRPMMPDMMPRLAPGKAPGVHYHCGHGHLGWTMSCGTAELVAENVLQAATQ from the coding sequence ATGAACGCGCCCACCAAACCTACAGATTTTGATGTTGCCGGCTCGTTCCCGCGTGTCGTCAAGAAAGCTGGAAGCCAGAAAATCGCTGTTATCGGCGCGGGCATCACCGGCGTGACGGCCGCCTATGCGCTTGCGAAGCGCGGGCTGGAGGTAACGGTGTTTGACCGCCACCGGTATCCGGCCATGGACACGAGCTTTGCAAATGGCGGGCAGCTGTCGGCGTCGAATGCGGAAGTGTGGAATCATCCATCGAACATCAAGAAGGGCATCAAATGGATGTTCACCAAGGACGCTCCCTTGTTGTTCAACCTCAAACCGTCCTGGCACAAATATTCCTGGATCGCCGAGTTCATGCTGGCGATGAAGGATTACGAGGCCAACACTGTTCGCTCTGCCGAGCTTGGGATCCTCGCGCGCGCCAATCTTGAAGCGTGGGCTGCCGATGAAGGCATAGATTTCAATCATGAAAAGCGCGGTATCATGCATGTCTACCGCACCGATAAAGCGACCAAGCACGCACGTATGGTCAATGACCTTCTGGACCGTGCCGGTTTGGATCGCCGCGAAATCACCACGACCGAAGCAACCGCGCTTGAACCGACGCTGACCGGTGACTTCAAGGGTGCCTTTTACACCCCATCAGACACCACCGGCGATATTCACAAATTCACCGTTGGTTTGGCGCAGGCTGCGGCGAGGCACGGCGTTCGCTTCGAACAGGACGTCGAGGTGAAGCAAGTGTCTGCCTCGGGTGGCGTGTCCGTTCGCTTTGTCAAGGACGGTGTCGAGGCAACCGAATCCTTTGATCAGATCGTGGTTGCTGCTGGCGTGGGTTCCTACGCCCTTGCCAAACAGCTTGGTGATCGGGTCAACGTCTACCCGGTCAAAGGCTATTCGATCACCGTGATGCTCGATGGAAAAGCGGCGCAAAAGGCCGCGCCCTGGATGAGCTTTGTCGATGACGACGCCAAGATTGTGACCAGCCGTCTTGGCAAAGATCGTTTCCGCGTGGCTGGCACCGCCGAATTCAACGGGTTTAACCGGGATATCCGGATGGATCGCATTCGTCCGCTGGTCGAGTGGTGCAACCAGCTTTTCCCGGACATGCCGACCGAGCACTGCGTTCCCTGGGCAGGTCTGCGACCCATGATGCCCGATATGATGCCGCGCCTCGCACCAGGTAAGGCGCCGGGCGTCCATTATCATTGTGGCCATGGCCATCTTGGTTGGACGATGTCATGCGGGACTGCGGAACTTGTGGCAGAGAACGTTCTGCAAGCTGCAACGCAGTAG
- a CDS encoding DUF1127 domain-containing protein — protein sequence MAHNTLITRRFFGERIVRPVLTSLARLWSTIEVWHTHLRNRQGVESLLKMDDAILRDIGVTRDDVRWASRLPFNVSAGAALAQVTGRRCNRQRD from the coding sequence ATGGCTCATAATACTCTGATTACCCGTCGTTTTTTCGGCGAGCGCATTGTTCGACCCGTTTTGACGTCGCTGGCTCGCCTTTGGTCGACCATAGAGGTTTGGCACACACATCTGCGCAACCGACAGGGCGTGGAAAGCCTTCTGAAAATGGATGACGCGATCCTTCGCGACATCGGCGTCACGCGAGACGATGTCCGGTGGGCCAGCAGGTTGCCCTTCAACGTGAGCGCGGGCGCCGCGTTGGCACAGGTCACCGGTCGGCGGTGCAACCGCCAGCGAGACTGA
- a CDS encoding pyridoxamine 5'-phosphate oxidase family protein, with product MSVSRASQETDPHTIASLEELNALYGVPVTASVVKVLHRITPAYATLIAASPFCALATCGPEGLDCSPRGDAPREGMHGTVHIENETTILMPDRRGNNRIDSLRNIVRDPRVALLFLIPGSGTTVRVNGRASLTIEPSLLRRFEVDGKAPRCVIRIAVGELYFQCARAVVRAGIWQTEKWPNFNVLPTPGTLLAEASEGREGGRAYDEAWPKRAAESMW from the coding sequence ATGAGCGTTTCGAGGGCATCGCAGGAAACAGACCCGCACACCATCGCATCGCTCGAAGAGCTCAACGCCCTGTACGGCGTGCCGGTCACGGCATCGGTGGTCAAGGTCTTGCATCGCATTACCCCTGCCTATGCGACGCTGATCGCGGCATCGCCCTTTTGCGCTTTGGCAACCTGCGGACCCGAGGGGCTGGACTGCTCACCACGCGGCGATGCACCCCGCGAAGGTATGCACGGTACAGTTCATATCGAAAACGAAACGACTATCCTCATGCCCGATCGCCGCGGCAACAACCGCATCGATTCACTGCGCAACATCGTTCGTGATCCCCGCGTTGCGTTGCTGTTTCTTATTCCCGGCAGTGGAACAACGGTTCGCGTCAATGGTCGCGCGTCCCTGACGATCGAGCCGTCCTTGCTGCGGCGGTTTGAAGTTGACGGAAAAGCGCCGCGCTGCGTCATTCGGATTGCAGTTGGTGAACTTTACTTCCAATGCGCCCGAGCCGTCGTGCGTGCAGGAATCTGGCAGACTGAAAAGTGGCCTAATTTCAACGTTTTGCCGACGCCAGGTACATTGCTGGCGGAAGCGAGCGAAGGCAGAGAAGGTGGTCGGGCCTACGACGAAGCCTGGCCGAAACGCGCCGCCGAAAGCATGTGGTGA
- the msrA gene encoding peptide-methionine (S)-S-oxide reductase MsrA, with translation MLNLFAGLSKKVSMPDQSDVLPGRDDAIETAKTHFVNGNPLKPPYPDGHKVIDLGLGCFWGAERAFWNLDGVHVTAVGYAAGMTPNPTYEEVCSGRTGHNEVVRVVYDPQVISLENVLKAFWEGHDPTQGMRQGNDVGTQYRSGIYVHDATDRQIAEASRDSYQLALSGADMGQITTEIKDAGPFYFAEAYHQQYLAKNPAGYCGLGGTGVSCPIGTGVSGEAATA, from the coding sequence ATGCTGAACCTTTTTGCCGGCCTATCCAAGAAAGTGTCGATGCCGGACCAGTCCGATGTCCTTCCCGGACGGGACGACGCCATCGAGACCGCCAAAACCCACTTTGTGAACGGCAATCCGCTCAAGCCACCCTACCCCGATGGCCATAAGGTGATCGACTTGGGCCTGGGCTGCTTCTGGGGAGCCGAGCGCGCATTCTGGAACCTTGACGGGGTCCATGTGACGGCGGTCGGCTACGCTGCGGGCATGACCCCGAACCCAACTTATGAGGAAGTTTGCAGCGGTCGTACCGGGCACAACGAGGTCGTGCGCGTCGTCTATGACCCGCAGGTGATCTCGCTCGAAAATGTGCTCAAGGCCTTCTGGGAAGGGCATGACCCGACCCAGGGCATGCGGCAGGGCAATGATGTCGGAACCCAGTATCGGTCCGGGATCTATGTTCACGATGCAACCGATAGGCAGATCGCCGAAGCTTCGCGCGACAGCTACCAGCTTGCGCTAAGCGGCGCCGATATGGGCCAGATCACCACCGAGATCAAAGACGCGGGCCCGTTCTACTTCGCTGAAGCGTACCATCAACAATATCTGGCGAAGAACCCAGCCGGTTATTGCGGCCTTGGCGGGACCGGCGTTTCCTGCCCGATCGGTACCGGCGTTTCCGGCGAAGCTGCCACTGCCTGA
- a CDS encoding extensin family protein, whose translation MIQTYTSSLARRSRTLFAAIIACSVIVGIDGAAAQSSAPLYPPLPIPLNPLSQGNPVPVLGSPHTSARAGGPRFLAPAPVPRPRLETRWSPSSLLSPFAPAAPAATIVGAAAGSCAAQLASLGVVFQRIGSVQGAGRCGIDDAVRVSQIGGARLEPSATINCPTAVAFARFMREQITPAARQHLRAQPQTVHVAASYVCRTRNHQPGARLSEHSFGRAIDVRALTLANGQHWHVAPRNGRGAEGRFQRQVRQAACGPFKTVLGPGSDGFHSDHLHFDLAQRSSTYCR comes from the coding sequence ATGATCCAAACCTACACATCATCCCTCGCGCGCCGGTCGAGGACGCTGTTTGCCGCGATTATAGCGTGCAGCGTGATCGTGGGTATCGATGGGGCTGCCGCACAATCGAGCGCTCCACTCTATCCGCCGCTTCCCATACCGTTGAATCCTCTGTCGCAAGGCAACCCGGTTCCGGTGCTGGGGTCCCCGCACACATCGGCGCGCGCGGGCGGTCCACGGTTTCTTGCGCCGGCCCCCGTCCCCCGTCCTCGTCTTGAGACCCGGTGGAGCCCCTCTTCTCTGCTCTCACCTTTTGCGCCTGCCGCCCCGGCGGCCACGATCGTTGGAGCGGCCGCCGGCAGTTGCGCCGCCCAGCTGGCGAGCCTCGGCGTTGTGTTCCAGCGCATAGGATCGGTGCAGGGCGCTGGCCGATGCGGGATCGATGACGCCGTGCGGGTGTCCCAAATCGGCGGGGCGCGTCTTGAGCCGTCGGCGACGATCAACTGCCCGACGGCCGTGGCATTTGCTCGCTTCATGCGCGAACAGATCACACCCGCTGCCCGCCAGCATTTGCGGGCGCAACCGCAGACGGTCCACGTGGCTGCGTCTTATGTGTGCCGAACCCGTAACCACCAGCCGGGCGCACGCTTGAGCGAGCACAGCTTTGGTCGGGCGATCGACGTGCGAGCCCTGACCCTGGCCAATGGGCAGCATTGGCATGTTGCCCCGCGCAATGGCCGAGGGGCGGAAGGTCGCTTCCAGCGCCAGGTTCGGCAAGCAGCTTGCGGGCCTTTCAAGACGGTGCTTGGCCCGGGTTCAGACGGGTTCCACTCCGACCATCTGCATTTCGATTTGGCCCAGCGCAGCTCGACCTATTGCCGATAG
- a CDS encoding SDR family oxidoreductase yields the protein MSHLVSGQTIFITGASRGIGAAAAICFADLGAKVVLAARSDGEIEQHAQAIRDSGGDALAVACDVAQRDQVSAALDAARRAFGPIDVVINNAGILEPIERIEDSDPDAWQKVIEINVMGVYNCARLALPGMRNAQKGTIINISSGAANGAMEGWSHYCTSKAAVKMFTATLHKELAEQGIRALGLSPGTVATQMQVDIKASGINPVSQLDPAVHIPAEWVGRALTWMCTADADAYLGTDISLRDEDVRRAVGLIA from the coding sequence ATGTCTCACCTCGTTTCCGGCCAAACGATCTTCATCACAGGCGCTAGCCGCGGCATAGGCGCTGCAGCCGCTATCTGCTTTGCTGACCTGGGCGCAAAAGTCGTTCTTGCCGCGCGAAGCGATGGCGAGATCGAGCAGCATGCGCAGGCCATACGCGACAGCGGCGGAGACGCGCTGGCTGTCGCCTGTGATGTGGCCCAACGCGACCAGGTCAGCGCAGCGCTCGATGCCGCGCGTCGGGCTTTCGGCCCGATTGATGTGGTGATCAACAATGCCGGTATCCTCGAGCCCATTGAACGGATCGAAGACAGCGACCCTGATGCCTGGCAAAAAGTTATAGAGATCAATGTGATGGGGGTCTATAATTGTGCCCGTCTCGCGTTACCCGGTATGCGAAATGCGCAAAAAGGAACGATTATCAACATCTCTTCGGGAGCTGCGAACGGTGCCATGGAAGGCTGGAGCCATTACTGCACCTCCAAGGCGGCAGTGAAGATGTTCACTGCGACCTTGCACAAGGAGCTCGCCGAGCAGGGTATCCGGGCGCTGGGCCTGTCTCCGGGGACGGTGGCGACACAGATGCAGGTCGATATCAAGGCCTCTGGGATCAACCCTGTGAGCCAGCTTGACCCAGCGGTGCACATTCCCGCCGAATGGGTTGGTCGGGCCCTGACGTGGATGTGTACGGCCGACGCCGACGCCTACCTTGGCACGGATATCTCCCTGCGAGATGAGGATGTTCGCCGCGCCGTCGGGCTGATCGCCTGA